The Flavobacterium sp. M31R6 nucleotide sequence ACGACACCTCAAAGATGGTTTTGTGGAGAATCAAAGAAGTAAATCTCATTTGATTACTACAATCCACAATCTGCAATCTGAATACTTTCCGAGCTACGAAATCATGATGGATGAACTCCGGGATTATCGTTTCTATGCCGATGACATGGTGCATCCTAGTCAGGTGGCTATTGATTATATCTGGGAACAATTCAAAGAATCCACCATTTCTGAAACGGCTTATCCAACGATGGATGCTGTCGAAAGTATTCAAAAGGGTTTGCAACACCGTCCATTTAATCCCCAATCGGAGAACCATAAAAAATTTGAAGTCAATCTTCAGTCGAAAATCGCTACATTAGTGGCTCAATATTCATTTATGAAATTTTAATTATGCTAAAAAGAATTTTAGTTGGAGCAGTAGTAGTAGTGGCAATAATTTTGGCATTCAAATTCTGCGAATTCAAAAAAGGGGACGAATCTTCTTTAGACTACAATACCAATTTGATTCAACAACAAATCGTGAATGTGGGTAAATTGGTGGTTACCGAAGGACATTTTTCGGAAGTAGTAACTTATAAAAATCAACAAAAGTACATGATGGATATGCTTTCGTTTGAGAAAAAAGCATTGATAATCGTTAATGCCGATGTTACCGTATCCTATGATTTACATCAGATGAAATACGATATTGACGAAGCCAATAAAACCATCACAATTCTAAGCATTCCGAAAGAAGAAATAAAAATAAGTCCAGACATCAAATTTTATGATGTAGAACAAAGCCAGATGAATCCGTTTACTGGAGACGATTACAACAAAATCAACAAATCGGTAAAAGCTAATTTAGCTAAGAAAATAGAAAAATCATCCTTGAAATCCAATGCCCAAAACCGTTTGATAAGTGAGTTATCGAAGATTTTGATTCTTACAAATACGATGGGATGGAAACTGCAATACGACGGAAAAGTGATTGAAAATGAAAAAGATTTTGCTACAAAAGTAAAACTTTAGATGACAGTTTTTCAAGAATGAGAAGAGATCTAAATCTCATCAAACATTTGAACTTATTGACAAGTATTAGAACAATCTCACAATAATTTTAAAACATATTAGGGGAATTGTATAACTTATAAAATTATAGTTATTGCATATTTGTAGATTCAAAAATTTCTAATAAAGGGCAGGAATAGTGGAAACGCCATCGCATTCAATTACAAAGATTTTCTATATGGGCAAAAAACTAAATCCTTTTATAAAAAAAGCACTACGTATTATGCTTTGGAGTGCTCTTACAATTGTGTTTTTTTTGATCTTAATTATTGTATTGATTCAAGTTCCGGGTGTTCAGAATTTTACTAAGGATAAGGTACTCACTTATCTGAATGATAAACTTAAAACTAAAAGTTCCTTAGATCATATTGCCATTAGTTTTCCAAAAACAATAATACTTGAAGGTTTTTATTTTGAAGACCAACACAAGGACACTTTATTGAGTGGGAAAAGGCTGGCCATTGATATCGATTTGTTCAAAATCATCAATCACGAAGTAGAAATAAACTCGATTGAACTAGAAAACACAACCGCCAATATATCAAGAAACAAGGACGGGGTGTTTAATTTTGATTATATCATCAAAGCATTTACTTCCAAAGCTCCTTCAGATCCTAACAGTAAACCATATGTTTTGTCGGTTGTTGATGTCAATTTAAAAAACATCAAATTCAGTTTTGAAGACGATTTATCCAAAAATGACGTTCGCCTGAAGCTGGGAAATTTCAGCACAAAATTTAAGAAATTTGATTTGGATAAAATGGATTTCAATATTCCTTATGTTGATTTGAGAGGATTGAATGTAGTTTTAAATCAGGATTTAGTCGAAAAAATAGCCGAAGTATCTGCCAAAACGGTTGACACTATTGCCAAAAGAAGTGATTTTAATTTGGAACTAAAAAAAATCACATTGTCGAAAATTACTGTTTTATACGACAACAAAGATTCCAAAATGAATTCAGGGCTTACTTTAGGCAAGTTAAATCTTTTGGTAAACGATATTGATGCAAAAAATCAAATGCTCGATTTTGAAAAATTTGAAGTCAAAAATCTAAAAGGAAATCTACTGCTTGGGAAAAAGGAAAAACAATCCAAACCATCCAAAGTAAATACCACTATTTCACCAACAAAAGGTTGGAAAATAAAATTGGAATCAATCGATTTGCAAAATATTGCTTTTAAGTTTGATGATATGCAATCTCCTGCGATTGCTAATGGGATGGATTACAGTCATCTTGATTTGGATGGCTTGAATGCCAAAGCGGAGCATATTTATTTTGCAAATGATACTATTT carries:
- a CDS encoding DUF4230 domain-containing protein translates to MLKRILVGAVVVVAIILAFKFCEFKKGDESSLDYNTNLIQQQIVNVGKLVVTEGHFSEVVTYKNQQKYMMDMLSFEKKALIIVNADVTVSYDLHQMKYDIDEANKTITILSIPKEEIKISPDIKFYDVEQSQMNPFTGDDYNKINKSVKANLAKKIEKSSLKSNAQNRLISELSKILILTNTMGWKLQYDGKVIENEKDFATKVKL